One part of the Paenibacillus silvisoli genome encodes these proteins:
- the rsbW gene encoding anti-sigma B factor RsbW, producing MNLNEEVITLQVPASAEYIDLVRLTLYGLAVKIGFSFEEIEDMKVAVSEACNNAVLYAYGDLDAGVAAQAPQPAPRIEVRFVKKNDALSIIVKDDGRSFDAAAAASRAKPVDGGSIDDLQAGGLGLFLMQALMDDVEVNSEMGTEVVLTKRLVKSGEL from the coding sequence ATGAACCTAAACGAAGAAGTAATCACCCTGCAGGTGCCAGCTTCAGCGGAATATATTGATTTGGTGCGATTGACGCTCTACGGCTTGGCCGTCAAAATCGGCTTCTCCTTCGAGGAAATCGAAGACATGAAGGTCGCGGTCTCGGAAGCGTGCAACAACGCGGTGCTCTACGCTTATGGCGATTTGGACGCCGGCGTGGCCGCGCAGGCTCCGCAGCCTGCGCCGCGAATCGAGGTGCGTTTCGTGAAGAAGAACGATGCCCTCTCGATTATCGTGAAGGATGACGGGCGTAGCTTCGATGCGGCAGCGGCGGCTTCGCGCGCGAAGCCCGTGGACGGCGGCTCGATCGACGATCTGCAGGCGGGCGGACTCGGCTTATTCTTAATGCAGGCGCTGATGGATGACGTGGAAGTGAACAGCGAGATGGGAACGGAAGTGGTCCTTACCAAGCGCCTTGTAAAGAGCGGTGAATTGTAA
- a CDS encoding type 2 periplasmic-binding domain-containing protein: MKIQRKVGILLSVATLSLGVAGCSGGDNGNNAANDAAATDNAATTNNAATTDNAATTNDSSNNAATNAPAEEETGTVPDLKITAFNWGWDNADPAKDIVLPELTKRLGLNSLTYDVIKTGSYDDVVQKLQLWASTGGSDWPDFVATGADGKTKLILNNMGESGKLEDLTPWLEKYPNVKHAVEKLLPFSTNPHDGKLYSIPQNFSNMQAYAIDQPTIWIRKDWLEKVNLGYPKTVDEFYNALKAFKEQIKDVNGQPVIPYSAFSENFRNMINLFFPAGQNGGTGVWYTDADGKAARSDVTQPENLIRALTFYNKLYNEGLIEKESFSLKQGQVDERGNQGRIGALHGAYWEMANPYTDNMKKTDPKAAFVGIQLYDPAVAQGPSLPQFRLEAWSLWAVKAGLPKEKVNTFFKTLDYVLSEEGTILTKYGIEGQQWERNADGKIVDTKAFFDETQGDWNKRAHLGIDVYSFIPNYEALIKNQAPSGYEMREDMIETWKNLGSKFPTEFITDPQRYVDPGDVENKATVGQSERYKQLVAKAVTAKNPDDIKKLVEDWGKSVRALGYDKVVEERTEAAKSINLDSLK, encoded by the coding sequence GTGAAAATCCAGCGTAAAGTAGGCATTCTGTTAAGTGTGGCAACCCTTTCGCTCGGCGTCGCAGGCTGCAGCGGAGGCGACAACGGTAACAACGCCGCCAACGACGCAGCGGCGACCGACAACGCGGCAACGACGAACAACGCAGCGACGACCGACAACGCGGCAACAACGAACGATTCCTCGAACAACGCCGCGACGAACGCGCCAGCGGAAGAGGAAACAGGCACGGTGCCCGATCTGAAAATAACGGCGTTCAACTGGGGCTGGGACAACGCCGATCCCGCGAAGGATATCGTGCTTCCCGAGCTGACGAAACGGCTTGGTCTCAACAGTCTGACCTACGACGTGATCAAAACAGGCAGCTACGACGATGTCGTGCAGAAGCTGCAGCTGTGGGCATCCACTGGCGGCTCCGACTGGCCGGATTTCGTCGCAACCGGCGCGGACGGCAAGACGAAGCTGATTCTGAACAACATGGGCGAAAGCGGCAAGCTCGAAGACCTCACGCCATGGCTGGAGAAATATCCGAACGTGAAGCATGCGGTGGAGAAGCTGCTCCCGTTCTCGACCAACCCGCATGACGGCAAGCTGTACAGCATCCCTCAAAACTTCTCGAACATGCAGGCATACGCGATCGACCAGCCGACGATCTGGATCCGCAAAGACTGGCTCGAGAAGGTCAACCTCGGCTATCCGAAGACGGTCGACGAGTTCTACAACGCGCTGAAAGCGTTCAAGGAGCAAATCAAGGACGTCAACGGCCAACCGGTCATTCCGTACTCCGCATTCAGCGAAAACTTCCGCAACATGATCAATCTGTTCTTCCCTGCCGGCCAAAACGGCGGCACCGGCGTATGGTACACCGACGCCGACGGCAAAGCGGCGCGCTCCGACGTGACGCAGCCGGAAAATCTGATCCGCGCGCTTACCTTCTACAACAAGCTGTACAACGAAGGCTTGATCGAGAAGGAAAGCTTCTCGCTGAAGCAGGGCCAAGTCGACGAAAGAGGCAACCAAGGCCGCATCGGCGCGCTGCACGGCGCTTACTGGGAAATGGCGAACCCGTACACGGACAACATGAAGAAGACCGATCCGAAAGCGGCATTCGTCGGCATTCAGCTGTACGATCCGGCGGTCGCGCAAGGACCTAGCCTGCCGCAGTTCCGTTTGGAGGCGTGGAGCTTATGGGCGGTGAAAGCGGGCTTGCCGAAGGAAAAGGTCAACACCTTCTTCAAGACGCTCGATTACGTGCTTTCCGAGGAAGGCACGATCCTCACGAAATACGGCATCGAAGGCCAGCAATGGGAGCGCAACGCCGACGGCAAAATCGTCGACACGAAAGCGTTCTTCGACGAAACGCAGGGCGACTGGAACAAGCGCGCTCATCTGGGTATCGACGTGTACTCGTTCATTCCTAACTACGAAGCGCTCATCAAGAACCAAGCGCCGTCCGGCTACGAAATGCGCGAGGACATGATCGAAACGTGGAAGAACCTCGGCTCCAAATTTCCGACCGAATTCATTACCGATCCGCAGCGTTACGTAGATCCGGGCGATGTCGAGAACAAAGCGACCGTCGGACAAAGCGAGCGCTACAAGCAGCTGGTCGCGAAAGCCGTTACGGCGAAAAATCCGGACGATATCAAGAAGCTGGTTGAAGACTGGGGCAAGAGCGTAAGAGCGCTCGGCTACGACAAAGTCGTGGAGGAAAGAACCGAAGCGGCCAAGTCGATCAACCTGGACAGCTTGAAATAA
- a CDS encoding enolase C-terminal domain-like protein — MAQLEIRDVRVILTAPDGVNLVVVKIETNEPGLYGLGCATFTQRHLAVASAVEHYLKPFLIGKDPRRIEDIWQTATVSGYWRNGPVLNNALSGVDMALWDMKGKLCGVPVYELLGGKLRDAAAVYRHADGRDPSEVEENVRMFMEQGCRYVRCQLGGYGGQGHKLHQPDHVLPGAYFDPDAYARSVPRMFDHLRSKLGFEVELLHDIHERIVPIEAIRLAKQLEPHRLFFLEDPLPPEQLDWFRHIRGQSATPLAMGELFVHSAEWMPLVTERLIDFIRCHVSSIGGLTPAEKLATVCEAFGIRTAWHGPPDLSPIGMAANIHLDLSSPNFGVQEWSAVSERMREVFPGSPELRKGYAYVSDKPGLGVELDEEKAALYPCHNVLPAWTLSRIPDGSPTRP, encoded by the coding sequence ATGGCACAATTGGAAATCAGGGATGTCCGGGTCATTCTGACCGCGCCCGATGGGGTTAACCTCGTTGTCGTGAAAATCGAAACGAACGAGCCCGGTCTATATGGCCTAGGCTGCGCCACCTTCACGCAGCGCCATTTGGCCGTTGCGTCGGCCGTGGAGCACTATTTGAAGCCGTTCCTGATTGGCAAGGACCCAAGACGGATCGAAGATATTTGGCAGACGGCTACGGTCAGCGGCTATTGGCGCAACGGGCCGGTGCTGAACAACGCTCTCTCCGGCGTCGATATGGCGCTGTGGGATATGAAAGGCAAGCTGTGCGGCGTGCCGGTTTACGAGCTGCTCGGCGGGAAGCTGCGCGACGCCGCGGCGGTCTACCGCCATGCCGACGGCCGGGATCCGAGCGAGGTCGAAGAGAACGTCCGCATGTTCATGGAGCAGGGCTGCCGCTATGTCCGCTGCCAGCTAGGCGGCTACGGCGGCCAAGGCCATAAGCTGCACCAGCCGGACCATGTGCTGCCGGGCGCGTATTTCGACCCGGACGCCTACGCCCGCAGCGTGCCGCGGATGTTCGATCATCTGCGGAGCAAGCTCGGCTTCGAGGTGGAGCTGCTGCACGACATCCACGAGCGGATCGTGCCGATCGAGGCGATCCGGCTCGCGAAGCAGCTGGAGCCGCATCGGCTTTTCTTCCTCGAGGACCCGCTGCCGCCGGAGCAGCTGGACTGGTTCCGCCACATCCGCGGACAGTCCGCGACGCCGCTTGCCATGGGCGAGCTGTTCGTCCATTCCGCGGAGTGGATGCCGCTGGTGACCGAGCGGCTGATCGACTTTATCCGCTGCCATGTCAGCTCGATCGGCGGGCTGACGCCGGCGGAGAAGCTTGCGACCGTCTGCGAAGCGTTCGGCATCCGCACCGCTTGGCATGGTCCGCCGGACCTATCGCCGATCGGCATGGCGGCCAATATTCACCTTGACCTGAGCAGCCCGAACTTCGGCGTGCAGGAATGGAGCGCGGTGTCCGAGCGGATGCGCGAAGTATTCCCGGGCAGTCCGGAGCTCCGCAAAGGTTACGCATATGTCTCCGACAAGCCGGGTCTCGGCGTTGAGCTGGACGAAGAGAAAGCGGCGCTTTATCCGTGCCACAACGTGCTTCCGGCGTGGACGCTTTCCCGTATACCGGACGGTTCGCCGACGCGGCCGTAG
- a CDS encoding STAS domain-containing protein — translation MKQTDKLFLRTENQEGKCIVYVGGELDLESAVHMRAVMTPLIELDDRELILNLRELRYVDSTGIGILVSVLKARHAKQAPFSVEAVPTHIRKLFDMTGITPFLLKQA, via the coding sequence ATGAAACAGACCGATAAACTCTTTTTACGCACGGAGAATCAGGAAGGCAAATGCATCGTGTACGTTGGGGGAGAGCTTGATCTCGAGTCCGCCGTTCATATGCGTGCGGTCATGACCCCGCTGATCGAGCTGGATGACCGGGAACTGATCCTTAACTTGCGCGAGCTTCGTTATGTGGACAGCACCGGAATCGGCATTCTCGTGTCCGTCCTGAAGGCCAGGCACGCCAAACAGGCGCCGTTTTCCGTGGAGGCTGTCCCCACCCATATCCGCAAGCTGTTTGATATGACGGGCATCACTCCATTTTTACTCAAACAAGCCTAA
- a CDS encoding GntR family transcriptional regulator, whose amino-acid sequence MTIPTKRVPLYNQIRTYITDQIARGELLPGARLPSENELAEHFGVSRITVKGALSTLVKEGTVYRIQGKGSYIAEQAQGGEPIRYQTPEKRKLKLISLLIPSLKTAYMVNLLRGVERAAASKGYRVMVSLTHESVETECKLLAEGDEFGVSGVIVYPVEGESYNEDILRLTLRGYPIVVIDRYLKGLETNCVCTDHFSGAYDATTHLIEAGHSRIAFLTAPYAGTTSMEDRLEGYRCALADHGIFGDPRLVFTRTEPEHIERYLRENPDVTAVFALNSSLGLKVFAVAERLRLSIPDRLSVIFFDDYEYSSKWALRPTCILQQEEEIGAQAGKLMLSLVGNPDQERKKIVLPPRLVIGGTTAAPSERA is encoded by the coding sequence ATGACGATTCCAACGAAACGGGTCCCGTTATATAACCAAATCCGCACCTATATTACCGACCAAATCGCCCGCGGCGAGCTGCTCCCCGGAGCCCGTCTGCCTTCGGAGAACGAGCTGGCCGAGCATTTCGGCGTCAGCCGCATTACGGTAAAAGGCGCGCTGTCCACGCTTGTGAAGGAAGGCACCGTGTACCGCATTCAGGGCAAAGGCTCCTACATCGCCGAGCAGGCGCAGGGTGGCGAACCGATCCGCTACCAAACGCCGGAGAAACGGAAGCTGAAGCTCATCTCCCTGCTCATTCCGAGCCTGAAGACCGCCTACATGGTAAATCTTCTGCGGGGCGTGGAACGGGCCGCCGCGAGCAAAGGCTACCGCGTCATGGTATCGCTCACGCATGAATCGGTCGAGACGGAATGCAAGCTGCTCGCCGAGGGCGACGAGTTCGGCGTATCCGGCGTGATCGTCTACCCTGTCGAAGGCGAAAGCTACAACGAGGATATTTTGCGGCTGACGCTGCGCGGCTATCCGATCGTCGTCATTGACCGCTATTTGAAAGGACTGGAGACCAACTGCGTCTGCACGGATCATTTCAGCGGCGCTTATGATGCCACGACGCATCTGATCGAGGCTGGACATTCGAGGATTGCCTTTCTTACGGCTCCTTATGCCGGCACGACCAGCATGGAGGACCGGTTGGAAGGCTATCGCTGCGCGCTTGCCGACCATGGCATCTTCGGCGATCCGCGCCTGGTGTTTACCCGCACGGAGCCTGAACATATCGAACGGTATTTGCGGGAAAATCCGGACGTCACCGCTGTTTTCGCGCTTAACTCGTCCCTTGGTCTGAAGGTGTTCGCCGTTGCCGAACGGCTGCGTCTCTCCATTCCGGACCGGCTGTCCGTCATCTTCTTCGACGACTACGAATATTCTAGCAAGTGGGCGCTGCGGCCGACCTGCATTTTGCAGCAGGAAGAAGAAATCGGCGCGCAGGCGGGCAAGCTGATGCTGTCGCTTGTCGGCAATCCGGACCAGGAACGCAAGAAGATCGTTCTGCCTCCGCGGCTCGTCATCGGCGGCACGACCGCTGCGCCATCCGAGCGGGCTTGA
- a CDS encoding magnesium transporter CorA family protein, with protein MMHRMLQFPQAWEWLMLHDQRPAATSGLSRSGRASAGASAAAAGEDAGTRAAGAAGAAAEAGLAAKSKDAVLQDHPELAGWLQTIESSAHNQIIVTELPGGASLLHGTLLFQVSDDESDVLPLHFRLTDRKLVTYMSDMRLSVRVQLDPWYEKLQRCQSAPEGFFVVLGAILETFHAGLDRFEKRLGELEQKMRKQNRTGLMNVIFERRYELLHWSHLFIPIKEIQGAAKEAFMDSLQEQEEFKRMELKLDRIQGLLSHYAMEIDTLLMMDDAISNFRGNDIMKTLTIFTALFMPATVIGAVWGMNFKNIPWAGERWGFITVSLVIVVVTVLIYWWLWHKGWTGDLLHGRRKGEVVGSAKGADAALTGDDAPLSRLRRGGGGAGGSVPGQRPGGRVGEGTGVEHDAPLPSRSSR; from the coding sequence ATGATGCATCGGATGCTGCAATTTCCGCAAGCGTGGGAATGGCTCATGCTTCACGATCAGCGGCCGGCGGCAACGTCTGGTCTTAGCCGGAGCGGCAGAGCTTCTGCGGGCGCCTCGGCGGCGGCGGCTGGCGAAGACGCCGGTACCCGGGCTGCCGGCGCTGCTGGGGCCGCGGCTGAGGCAGGTTTGGCCGCCAAGTCGAAGGATGCCGTCCTCCAGGATCATCCCGAGCTGGCCGGCTGGCTGCAAACGATCGAGAGCAGCGCGCACAACCAAATTATCGTTACGGAGCTTCCGGGCGGCGCCTCCCTCCTTCATGGGACACTGTTGTTTCAAGTGTCGGATGATGAGAGCGACGTGCTTCCGTTGCATTTTCGGCTGACCGACCGAAAGCTCGTTACCTATATGTCGGATATGCGTTTGTCGGTTCGGGTGCAGCTCGATCCTTGGTACGAGAAGCTGCAGCGCTGCCAGAGCGCGCCGGAAGGCTTCTTCGTCGTGCTTGGCGCAATTCTGGAGACGTTCCATGCCGGGCTCGACCGTTTCGAGAAACGGCTCGGCGAGCTGGAGCAGAAGATGCGCAAGCAGAACCGCACGGGGCTGATGAACGTCATTTTCGAGCGCCGCTATGAGCTGCTGCATTGGAGCCACTTGTTTATTCCGATCAAGGAAATTCAAGGCGCGGCCAAAGAAGCGTTCATGGACTCGCTGCAGGAGCAGGAAGAGTTCAAGCGGATGGAGCTGAAGCTGGACCGCATCCAGGGGCTACTCAGCCATTACGCGATGGAAATCGACACGCTGCTCATGATGGACGACGCGATTTCGAACTTCCGCGGCAACGACATCATGAAGACGCTGACGATCTTTACCGCCCTGTTCATGCCGGCCACCGTCATCGGCGCCGTCTGGGGCATGAACTTCAAGAATATTCCGTGGGCCGGCGAGCGCTGGGGCTTCATCACCGTCAGCCTGGTCATTGTCGTCGTCACCGTCCTGATCTATTGGTGGCTCTGGCACAAAGGCTGGACGGGCGACCTGCTGCATGGCCGCCGCAAGGGCGAAGTCGTGGGCAGCGCCAAAGGCGCCGACGCGGCGCTGACGGGCGACGATGCGCCGCTGTCGCGGCTTCGCCGCGGCGGTGGCGGTGCCGGCGGTTCGGTGCCGGGGCAGCGCCCTGGCGGACGCGTTGGAGAAGGCACCGGCGTCGAGCATGACGCGCCGCTGCCTTCGCGGTCGAGCCGGTAG
- a CDS encoding ABC transporter permease: MTTLAESQSKSSKGQQLRGKMLQKMWDQRWLYVFTIPGIVFFLLFSYYPMFGIIMAFQDYNPVKGYTGSEFVGLDNFNTIFQLPDFNNALRNTLIISGLKLIIGFPATILFALFINELHHTILKRVVQTISYLPYFISWVIAAGLWYKMLSPDGGLINEMLTKVSFLNEPFYFMGSTTAFVPIVLFTELWKNIGFNAIIYLAALSSIDPHLYEVSSIDGASRVRQIWHIALPGIRGTMVLLFILSASGLMSAGFDQLWTMGNLQVQEVGQILDTLILSYLRNSGGFMGLSLGATMGVFQATVGLILFLVCNFVAKLFKQESLI; this comes from the coding sequence ATGACGACTCTCGCCGAAAGTCAAAGCAAAAGCAGCAAGGGACAGCAGCTTCGCGGCAAAATGTTGCAGAAAATGTGGGATCAGCGCTGGCTGTACGTGTTTACGATTCCGGGGATCGTCTTCTTTCTTCTGTTCTCGTACTATCCGATGTTCGGCATCATTATGGCCTTTCAGGACTACAATCCGGTCAAAGGCTACACGGGCAGCGAATTTGTCGGCCTCGACAATTTCAATACGATTTTCCAATTGCCCGACTTCAACAACGCGCTCCGCAACACGCTGATTATCAGCGGCTTGAAGCTCATTATCGGCTTTCCGGCCACCATTCTGTTTGCCTTGTTCATTAACGAGCTTCATCATACGATCCTCAAGCGGGTCGTCCAGACGATCAGCTATTTGCCGTATTTCATTTCCTGGGTTATCGCGGCGGGGCTGTGGTACAAGATGCTGTCCCCGGACGGCGGGCTTATTAACGAGATGCTCACGAAGGTCAGCTTCCTGAACGAGCCGTTCTATTTCATGGGCAGCACGACGGCGTTCGTGCCGATCGTCCTCTTCACCGAACTTTGGAAAAATATCGGCTTCAACGCCATCATTTATCTTGCGGCGCTTTCGAGCATCGATCCGCATCTGTACGAGGTGTCCAGCATCGACGGCGCGAGCCGGGTGCGGCAAATCTGGCATATCGCGCTGCCGGGCATCCGCGGCACGATGGTGCTCCTGTTCATCCTGAGCGCCTCCGGGCTCATGAGCGCGGGCTTCGACCAGCTGTGGACGATGGGCAACCTGCAGGTGCAGGAAGTCGGCCAAATTCTCGATACGCTGATATTGAGCTATTTGCGCAATTCCGGCGGGTTCATGGGACTGTCATTGGGTGCGACTATGGGCGTGTTCCAGGCGACGGTCGGATTGATACTGTTCCTTGTCTGCAACTTCGTCGCAAAGCTGTTCAAGCAGGAGTCACTCATATAG
- a CDS encoding general stress protein, producing MTYKIGIFNTENEAVAAVQALEQAGFTRTELRVMAKDRDHSRRIEAETDVHADEMTDLLLTRAVADDHSVEDLRVLAPGAPVSGLGMAGGYIGSLTFPSNGFLVAAALLDDDHNVERALSDIGLSSSDTAPCRDALARGAIIVAADLGDSEQADGPDLSRGGAAEAALRSCGAARIL from the coding sequence ATGACATACAAGATTGGCATTTTCAATACGGAGAACGAGGCGGTTGCGGCCGTTCAAGCGCTGGAGCAGGCCGGCTTTACGCGGACCGAGCTGCGGGTGATGGCCAAGGACCGCGATCATTCGCGGCGGATCGAAGCCGAGACGGACGTGCACGCCGACGAGATGACCGACCTGCTGCTCACGCGCGCCGTGGCGGACGATCACAGCGTGGAGGATCTGCGCGTCCTTGCGCCTGGAGCGCCGGTGAGCGGTCTCGGCATGGCCGGCGGCTATATCGGGAGCTTAACGTTCCCGAGCAACGGGTTTCTGGTGGCCGCCGCCTTGCTGGACGATGACCATAACGTGGAGCGCGCGCTCTCGGACATCGGTTTGAGCAGCAGCGACACCGCTCCTTGCCGCGATGCGCTGGCCCGCGGCGCCATCATTGTGGCGGCCGATCTCGGAGACAGCGAGCAGGCCGATGGTCCCGATTTATCGCGGGGCGGTGCGGCTGAAGCCGCGCTTAGAAGCTGCGGAGCTGCTAGGATTTTGTAG
- a CDS encoding sigma-70 family RNA polymerase sigma factor has protein sequence MSAQPVKQPKASSIELILAYQSDPSNEIAELLIAHYEPMVRMAAGKISRNRPDLYEDLMQVGQIALLRLFGQFDSSLGVQFEPYAMKSIIGHMKNYLRDKSWYVQVPRRIKEKGIAVQQAIDDLTVKLERSPRVEEIALAMGLSVEETTEILAGRELYHYVSLDTPISEEDSTSSLGDLLGSEADDFDNIDRRLDLQAALSRLKPEEQRVLLLAYQDGLPQRQIAELLGISQMSISRIQRRAIDKLKQLLQEHNEQDE, from the coding sequence ATGAGCGCGCAGCCGGTTAAGCAGCCCAAGGCCTCGAGCATAGAACTCATTTTGGCTTATCAGAGCGATCCGTCCAATGAGATCGCGGAGCTGCTCATCGCGCATTATGAGCCTATGGTTCGAATGGCTGCCGGTAAAATTTCGCGTAATCGCCCTGATCTATACGAGGATCTCATGCAGGTCGGCCAAATCGCCCTGCTCCGCCTATTCGGCCAGTTCGACAGCTCTCTTGGCGTGCAGTTCGAGCCCTATGCCATGAAGAGCATCATCGGCCATATGAAAAATTATTTGCGCGACAAGTCGTGGTATGTCCAGGTGCCGCGCCGGATTAAAGAAAAAGGGATCGCGGTGCAGCAAGCGATCGACGATCTGACCGTGAAGCTGGAACGCTCGCCTCGCGTGGAGGAAATCGCTCTTGCCATGGGTCTCTCCGTCGAGGAAACGACGGAAATATTGGCAGGCCGCGAGCTGTATCATTACGTCTCGCTGGATACGCCGATCTCGGAGGAAGACAGCACGTCTTCGCTCGGCGACTTGCTGGGCTCCGAAGCCGACGATTTCGACAATATCGACAGGCGGCTCGATTTGCAGGCCGCGCTATCCAGGTTGAAGCCCGAGGAACAGCGGGTTCTGCTGCTTGCGTATCAGGATGGCCTCCCGCAGCGGCAAATTGCCGAGCTGCTGGGCATCTCGCAGATGAGCATCTCGCGCATTCAGCGCCGTGCGATCGACAAGCTGAAGCAGCTGCTTCAGGAACATAACGAGCAGGATGAATAA
- a CDS encoding phytanoyl-CoA dioxygenase family protein, with protein MSTTLQEQVEQFKRDGYLVIKRALSPEQVSHLIDKVVDISQGFTTREIPDIIDRDEAFVPLLVNPPVFNVMRALMGPRLQMESVNATRIKPGQGMPVGWHMDSHVYLDPPPPYWYFPVSINCAYYLDDITPEKGPLVVVPGSHLSGQNPPEGLVDIEGQVDVLVEAGDAVIFHGALWHAAKPNVHPTEERRALYYNHLQSFCKQRVDNFAGERCRQLRENGPFYIQQMLGKFDGWHEIPADAEEQLAHI; from the coding sequence ATGAGTACGACGCTGCAAGAGCAGGTCGAGCAGTTTAAGCGCGACGGGTATCTGGTCATCAAGCGGGCGCTGTCGCCCGAGCAGGTATCGCATTTGATCGACAAAGTCGTCGACATTTCGCAGGGCTTCACGACGCGCGAAATTCCCGACATTATCGACCGGGACGAGGCGTTCGTGCCGCTTCTCGTCAACCCGCCGGTGTTCAACGTCATGCGGGCGCTGATGGGGCCGCGTCTCCAGATGGAGAGCGTCAACGCGACGCGCATCAAGCCGGGCCAAGGGATGCCCGTCGGCTGGCATATGGATTCCCATGTCTACCTGGACCCGCCGCCGCCGTACTGGTATTTCCCGGTTTCGATCAACTGCGCGTATTACTTGGACGACATTACGCCGGAGAAAGGGCCGCTCGTCGTCGTGCCGGGCTCCCATCTGTCCGGCCAGAATCCGCCGGAAGGACTTGTCGACATCGAAGGCCAAGTCGATGTGCTCGTCGAGGCCGGCGATGCGGTGATTTTTCACGGCGCGCTGTGGCATGCGGCGAAGCCGAACGTCCATCCGACGGAAGAGCGCCGCGCGCTCTATTACAACCATCTGCAATCGTTCTGCAAGCAGCGGGTCGACAATTTCGCGGGCGAGCGCTGCCGCCAGCTGCGCGAGAACGGACCGTTCTACATTCAGCAGATGCTGGGCAAGTTCGACGGCTGGCATGAAATTCCGGCGGATGCCGAAGAACAGTTAGCCCATATTTAG
- a CDS encoding carbohydrate ABC transporter permease: MQRSRGEKVFNAVNMLLMLAFSFLCLYPFIYILAISLNDAMDAQKGGIYLWPRMFTWNNYSIIFNDQDIFLAYTVTIARVLVGVVTQVLLVAMFAYVLTKKTFPLRKFLNWWIVIPMFLSGGLIPFYITLQQLHLLNSFWTYIIPGLYGAFNIMLVRTFMTELPEALEESAKIDGASDFRIFFSIIFPLSKPVLATIALFVGVGHWNDWFTGFTFISNTKLWTAQNLLLFLIQSNEASNLAVLSKMHKGTVTVTAESIKMAMLIVTTAPILCIYPFLQKYFVKGIMLGSLKG; the protein is encoded by the coding sequence ATGCAACGATCACGAGGAGAAAAAGTGTTCAACGCCGTCAATATGCTGCTGATGCTTGCGTTCTCGTTTCTATGCCTCTATCCGTTCATCTATATTTTGGCGATTTCGCTGAATGACGCGATGGACGCGCAGAAAGGGGGCATCTATCTATGGCCCCGCATGTTTACATGGAACAACTACAGCATTATTTTTAACGATCAAGATATATTTCTGGCGTATACCGTAACGATCGCAAGGGTGCTTGTCGGCGTCGTGACGCAGGTGCTGCTGGTGGCCATGTTCGCTTACGTGCTGACGAAGAAGACGTTTCCGCTGCGCAAATTTTTGAACTGGTGGATCGTCATCCCGATGTTCCTGAGCGGCGGTCTTATTCCGTTCTACATTACGCTGCAGCAGCTGCATCTGCTGAACAGCTTTTGGACGTACATCATTCCCGGCCTATACGGCGCGTTCAACATCATGCTCGTGCGCACCTTCATGACCGAGCTGCCGGAGGCGCTGGAGGAATCGGCGAAGATCGACGGCGCGTCGGATTTCCGGATTTTTTTCAGCATCATTTTCCCGCTTTCGAAGCCGGTGCTCGCCACGATCGCGCTATTCGTCGGGGTCGGCCATTGGAACGATTGGTTTACGGGCTTCACCTTCATCTCCAACACGAAGCTGTGGACGGCGCAAAATCTGCTGCTGTTCCTCATCCAATCGAACGAGGCGTCCAACCTGGCGGTGCTGAGCAAGATGCACAAGGGCACGGTGACCGTCACGGCGGAATCGATCAAGATGGCGATGCTGATCGTCACGACGGCGCCGATTCTATGCATTTATCCGTTCCTGCAAAAATATTTCGTCAAAGGCATCATGCTAGGCTCATTGAAAGGGTGA